From the genome of Aquila chrysaetos chrysaetos chromosome 12, bAquChr1.4, whole genome shotgun sequence, one region includes:
- the C12H19orf44 gene encoding uncharacterized protein C19orf44 homolog isoform X4, producing MHAGACSRPSHGFAFLGLAGYAQAWARQGEGGTLRGANERTGCWGVQVSGIRPGLREPPPPPAGPSRMAAIARAQMAPAGREQQGRSDAPRGRTITAGRSVLPRSCSDFSVVDPELEKSGRALFCASRFLKVRNENGPGSRWCQTSGSAGWMVNRHEAKSALGSASHTRSSSALRKVAQLESKIMNRKKQMELQNTDLGHKPLDEESFSSASSHEHGGRGKKYLKNYATTGGNTTLSNACSKGEESIQSPKKKVMVKQQLGSDSDEEEMRELMESSLEFASGNENWKSKTPVSSGMPPPSHKEISLIEASKTSSFHSRDSEKNGFGRGNSPAPSPASRNLSIRHNMRSQSPSSSMKDNTVKITLPRTGNTKQSQISLESDRSEIKSLDELFSKADDAEDSISSSSNDFRLNILSLDDLAPNITSEVAELKQKGTDIQVTQESNRNKKKDTFLVEKDQTSLKMTSAVTGVNDASEGNIEKTVTEAEISEHLSGVSADFPGHKQDYLDHDERTVNSEYSEDFEKSLSTTDRESVSKMSEELSESCTYSGKHPSSASSLLFTREQQDQVHRVTVKETAVQTVDPPFTYCWSKTNTSAVLDPPVGNSYVDPIPIASHVVSTDAVEALTAYSPSVLVLNAMLKQHLMLTQQFVENIHHLHLSLVESLENEKFHYHTLEEAKEYIKNHKSPPLTIEQAREEIQKAQEEKLL from the exons ATGCATGCTGGGGCTTGTAGTCGGCCCTCTCACGGGTTTGCCTTCTTGGGATTGGCTGGTTACGCCCAAGCATGGGCGCgccagggggaggggggaactCTGCGCGGAGCCAATGAGAGGACGGGATGTTGGGGAGTCCAGGTCTCCGGGATACGCCCCGGCCTGagggagccgccgccgcctccggcCGGTCCGTCCCGGATGGCTGCGATCGCTCGGGCGCAGATGGCGCCCGCAGGCCGAGAGCAG CAGGGACGCAGCGATGCTCCCCGTGGGAGAACCATCACAGCCGGGCGCAGCGTCCTTCCTCGCTCCTGCAGTGACTTCTCTGTGGTTGACCCAGAGTTGGAGAAAAGTGGAAGAGCTCTGTTCTGCGCCAGCAGATTCCTAAAGGTGCGCAACGAAAACGGACCAGGAAGCCGGTGGTGCCAGACATCGGGAAGCGCTGGGTGGATGGTGAACAGACACGAAGCAAAGAGCGCACTGGGTAGTGCTTCCCACACGCGCTCGAGCTCAGCTCTGAGGAAAGTGGCCCAGCTAGAAAGCAAAATCATGAATCGAAAAAAGCAGATGGAATTGCAAAACACTGACTTGGGACATAAGCCTTTGGACGAAGAGTCCTTCTCATCTGCTTCCAGTCACGAACATGGTGGAAGGGGCAAGAAATATCTGAAGAATTATGCTACCACTGGTGGAAATACAACCCTCAGTAATGCCTGTTCtaagggagaggaaagcatCCAAAGCCCTAAAAAGAAGGTTATGGTTAAACAACAGCTTGGTTCGGATAGTGATGAAGAGGAAATGAGAGAATTGATGGAGAGCTCTTTGGAGTTTGCCAGTGGAAATGAGAATTGGAAG AGTAAGACTCCAGTTTCGTCAGGAATGCCTCCTCCATCTCATAAGGAAATTTCACTGATAGAGGCATCTAAAACGTCTTCTTTTCATAGCAGAGACTCagagaaaaatggttttggtAGAGGTAATTCGCCAGCACCTTCACCAGCCAGCAGAAACCTGTCAATACGACATAACATGAGATCTCAATCGCCGTCGTCTTCCATGAAAGACAATACCGTAAAGATTACTCTGCCTAGAACAGGCAACACCAAGCAAAGCCAAATATCGCTTGAAAGTgacagaagtgaaataaaatcattagatgaattattttcaaaagcagatgatGCAGAAGATTCAATTAGCAGCAGCTCAAATG ACTTCAGACTGAATATCCTGAGCCTCGATGATTTGGCACCAAATATCACCAGTGAGGTAGCAGAATTAAAGCAGAAA ggGACAGACATTCAAGTTACTCAAGaatcaaacagaaataagaaaaaagatacaTTCCTGGTGGAAAAAGACCAAACTTCTCTTAAAATGACAAGTGCAGTAACTGGTGTGAATGATGCTTCCGAAGGGAATATTGAAAAAACTGTGACTGAAGCTGAAATCTCTGAGCATTTGAGTGGAGTTTCTGCAGACTTCCCTGGACACAAACAGGATTATCTTGATCATGATGAGAGAACTGTTAATTCAGAATATTCTGAAGACTTTGAAAAGTCTCTGTCTACAACAGACAGGGAATCTGTATCAAAAATGTCAGAGGAACTTTCTGAGAGCTGCACATATTCTGGAAAACACCCATCTTCAGCATCGTCACTTTTATTtaccagagagcagcaggaccAGGTACACAGAGTAACTGTCAAAGAAACTGCGGTTCAGACAGTGGATCCTCCATTCACCTATTGCTGGTCAAAGA CAAACACCTCTGCAGTACTTGACCCACCGGTAGGAAACAGTTACGTTGATCCAATACCTATTGCCAGTCACGTCGTCAGCACGGATGCAGTAGAAG CCTTGACAGCGTACAGCCCGTcagttcttgttttaaatgccATGTTGAAACAGCACTTGATGTTGACTCAGCAGTTTGTAGAGAACATTCACCACCTTCACTTATCCCTTGTGGAGTCGTTAGAGAACGAGAAGTTCCACTACCATACCCTGGAAGAGGCTAAAGAG tacATCAAGAATCACAAATCCCCACCTCTAACAATTGAGCAAGCACgtgaagaaattcagaaagcacaggaggaaaaactgctttga
- the C12H19orf44 gene encoding uncharacterized protein C19orf44 homolog isoform X2, with amino-acid sequence MHAGACSRPSHGFAFLGLAGYAQAWARQGEGGTLRGANERTGCWGVQVSGIRPGLREPPPPPAGPSRMAAIARAQMAPAGREQGRSDAPRGRTITAGRSVLPRSCSDFSVVDPELEKSGRALFCASRFLKVRNENGPGSRWCQTSGSAGWMVNRHEAKSALGSASHTRSSSALRKVAQLESKIMNRKKQMELQNTDLGHKPLDEESFSSASSHEHGGRGKKYLKNYATTGGNTTLSNACSKGEESIQSPKKKVMVKQQLGSDSDEEEMRELMESSLEFASGNENWKVVVSDSKWGGKSKTPVSSGMPPPSHKEISLIEASKTSSFHSRDSEKNGFGRGNSPAPSPASRNLSIRHNMRSQSPSSSMKDNTVKITLPRTGNTKQSQISLESDRSEIKSLDELFSKADDAEDSISSSSNDFRLNILSLDDLAPNITSEVAELKQKGTDIQVTQESNRNKKKDTFLVEKDQTSLKMTSAVTGVNDASEGNIEKTVTEAEISEHLSGVSADFPGHKQDYLDHDERTVNSEYSEDFEKSLSTTDRESVSKMSEELSESCTYSGKHPSSASSLLFTREQQDQVHRVTVKETAVQTVDPPFTYCWSKTNTSAVLDPPVGNSYVDPIPIASHVVSTDAVEALTAYSPSVLVLNAMLKQHLMLTQQFVENIHHLHLSLVESLENEKFHYHTLEEAKEYIKNHKSPPLTIEQAREEIQKAQEEKLL; translated from the exons ATGCATGCTGGGGCTTGTAGTCGGCCCTCTCACGGGTTTGCCTTCTTGGGATTGGCTGGTTACGCCCAAGCATGGGCGCgccagggggaggggggaactCTGCGCGGAGCCAATGAGAGGACGGGATGTTGGGGAGTCCAGGTCTCCGGGATACGCCCCGGCCTGagggagccgccgccgcctccggcCGGTCCGTCCCGGATGGCTGCGATCGCTCGGGCGCAGATGGCGCCCGCAGGCCGAGAGCAG GGACGCAGCGATGCTCCCCGTGGGAGAACCATCACAGCCGGGCGCAGCGTCCTTCCTCGCTCCTGCAGTGACTTCTCTGTGGTTGACCCAGAGTTGGAGAAAAGTGGAAGAGCTCTGTTCTGCGCCAGCAGATTCCTAAAGGTGCGCAACGAAAACGGACCAGGAAGCCGGTGGTGCCAGACATCGGGAAGCGCTGGGTGGATGGTGAACAGACACGAAGCAAAGAGCGCACTGGGTAGTGCTTCCCACACGCGCTCGAGCTCAGCTCTGAGGAAAGTGGCCCAGCTAGAAAGCAAAATCATGAATCGAAAAAAGCAGATGGAATTGCAAAACACTGACTTGGGACATAAGCCTTTGGACGAAGAGTCCTTCTCATCTGCTTCCAGTCACGAACATGGTGGAAGGGGCAAGAAATATCTGAAGAATTATGCTACCACTGGTGGAAATACAACCCTCAGTAATGCCTGTTCtaagggagaggaaagcatCCAAAGCCCTAAAAAGAAGGTTATGGTTAAACAACAGCTTGGTTCGGATAGTGATGAAGAGGAAATGAGAGAATTGATGGAGAGCTCTTTGGAGTTTGCCAGTGGAAATGAGAATTGGAAGGTTGTTGTAAGTGATTCTAAATGGGGTGGAAAG AGTAAGACTCCAGTTTCGTCAGGAATGCCTCCTCCATCTCATAAGGAAATTTCACTGATAGAGGCATCTAAAACGTCTTCTTTTCATAGCAGAGACTCagagaaaaatggttttggtAGAGGTAATTCGCCAGCACCTTCACCAGCCAGCAGAAACCTGTCAATACGACATAACATGAGATCTCAATCGCCGTCGTCTTCCATGAAAGACAATACCGTAAAGATTACTCTGCCTAGAACAGGCAACACCAAGCAAAGCCAAATATCGCTTGAAAGTgacagaagtgaaataaaatcattagatgaattattttcaaaagcagatgatGCAGAAGATTCAATTAGCAGCAGCTCAAATG ACTTCAGACTGAATATCCTGAGCCTCGATGATTTGGCACCAAATATCACCAGTGAGGTAGCAGAATTAAAGCAGAAA ggGACAGACATTCAAGTTACTCAAGaatcaaacagaaataagaaaaaagatacaTTCCTGGTGGAAAAAGACCAAACTTCTCTTAAAATGACAAGTGCAGTAACTGGTGTGAATGATGCTTCCGAAGGGAATATTGAAAAAACTGTGACTGAAGCTGAAATCTCTGAGCATTTGAGTGGAGTTTCTGCAGACTTCCCTGGACACAAACAGGATTATCTTGATCATGATGAGAGAACTGTTAATTCAGAATATTCTGAAGACTTTGAAAAGTCTCTGTCTACAACAGACAGGGAATCTGTATCAAAAATGTCAGAGGAACTTTCTGAGAGCTGCACATATTCTGGAAAACACCCATCTTCAGCATCGTCACTTTTATTtaccagagagcagcaggaccAGGTACACAGAGTAACTGTCAAAGAAACTGCGGTTCAGACAGTGGATCCTCCATTCACCTATTGCTGGTCAAAGA CAAACACCTCTGCAGTACTTGACCCACCGGTAGGAAACAGTTACGTTGATCCAATACCTATTGCCAGTCACGTCGTCAGCACGGATGCAGTAGAAG CCTTGACAGCGTACAGCCCGTcagttcttgttttaaatgccATGTTGAAACAGCACTTGATGTTGACTCAGCAGTTTGTAGAGAACATTCACCACCTTCACTTATCCCTTGTGGAGTCGTTAGAGAACGAGAAGTTCCACTACCATACCCTGGAAGAGGCTAAAGAG tacATCAAGAATCACAAATCCCCACCTCTAACAATTGAGCAAGCACgtgaagaaattcagaaagcacaggaggaaaaactgctttga
- the C12H19orf44 gene encoding uncharacterized protein C19orf44 homolog isoform X3, whose translation MHAGACSRPSHGFAFLGLAGYAQAWARQGEGGTLRGANERTGCWGVQVSGIRPGLREPPPPPAGPSRMAAIARAQMAPAGREQQGRSDAPRGRTITAGRSVLPRSCSDFSVVDPELEKSGRALFCASRFLKVRNENGPGSRWCQTSGSAGWMVNRHEAKSALGSASHTRSSSALRKVAQLESKIMNRKKQMELQNTDLGHKPLDEESFSSASSHEHGGRGKKYLKNYATTGGNTTLSNACSKGEESIQSPKKKVMVKQQLGSDSDEEEMRELMESSLEFASGNENWKVVSKTPVSSGMPPPSHKEISLIEASKTSSFHSRDSEKNGFGRGNSPAPSPASRNLSIRHNMRSQSPSSSMKDNTVKITLPRTGNTKQSQISLESDRSEIKSLDELFSKADDAEDSISSSSNDFRLNILSLDDLAPNITSEVAELKQKGTDIQVTQESNRNKKKDTFLVEKDQTSLKMTSAVTGVNDASEGNIEKTVTEAEISEHLSGVSADFPGHKQDYLDHDERTVNSEYSEDFEKSLSTTDRESVSKMSEELSESCTYSGKHPSSASSLLFTREQQDQVHRVTVKETAVQTVDPPFTYCWSKTNTSAVLDPPVGNSYVDPIPIASHVVSTDAVEALTAYSPSVLVLNAMLKQHLMLTQQFVENIHHLHLSLVESLENEKFHYHTLEEAKEYIKNHKSPPLTIEQAREEIQKAQEEKLL comes from the exons ATGCATGCTGGGGCTTGTAGTCGGCCCTCTCACGGGTTTGCCTTCTTGGGATTGGCTGGTTACGCCCAAGCATGGGCGCgccagggggaggggggaactCTGCGCGGAGCCAATGAGAGGACGGGATGTTGGGGAGTCCAGGTCTCCGGGATACGCCCCGGCCTGagggagccgccgccgcctccggcCGGTCCGTCCCGGATGGCTGCGATCGCTCGGGCGCAGATGGCGCCCGCAGGCCGAGAGCAG CAGGGACGCAGCGATGCTCCCCGTGGGAGAACCATCACAGCCGGGCGCAGCGTCCTTCCTCGCTCCTGCAGTGACTTCTCTGTGGTTGACCCAGAGTTGGAGAAAAGTGGAAGAGCTCTGTTCTGCGCCAGCAGATTCCTAAAGGTGCGCAACGAAAACGGACCAGGAAGCCGGTGGTGCCAGACATCGGGAAGCGCTGGGTGGATGGTGAACAGACACGAAGCAAAGAGCGCACTGGGTAGTGCTTCCCACACGCGCTCGAGCTCAGCTCTGAGGAAAGTGGCCCAGCTAGAAAGCAAAATCATGAATCGAAAAAAGCAGATGGAATTGCAAAACACTGACTTGGGACATAAGCCTTTGGACGAAGAGTCCTTCTCATCTGCTTCCAGTCACGAACATGGTGGAAGGGGCAAGAAATATCTGAAGAATTATGCTACCACTGGTGGAAATACAACCCTCAGTAATGCCTGTTCtaagggagaggaaagcatCCAAAGCCCTAAAAAGAAGGTTATGGTTAAACAACAGCTTGGTTCGGATAGTGATGAAGAGGAAATGAGAGAATTGATGGAGAGCTCTTTGGAGTTTGCCAGTGGAAATGAGAATTGGAAGGTTGTT AGTAAGACTCCAGTTTCGTCAGGAATGCCTCCTCCATCTCATAAGGAAATTTCACTGATAGAGGCATCTAAAACGTCTTCTTTTCATAGCAGAGACTCagagaaaaatggttttggtAGAGGTAATTCGCCAGCACCTTCACCAGCCAGCAGAAACCTGTCAATACGACATAACATGAGATCTCAATCGCCGTCGTCTTCCATGAAAGACAATACCGTAAAGATTACTCTGCCTAGAACAGGCAACACCAAGCAAAGCCAAATATCGCTTGAAAGTgacagaagtgaaataaaatcattagatgaattattttcaaaagcagatgatGCAGAAGATTCAATTAGCAGCAGCTCAAATG ACTTCAGACTGAATATCCTGAGCCTCGATGATTTGGCACCAAATATCACCAGTGAGGTAGCAGAATTAAAGCAGAAA ggGACAGACATTCAAGTTACTCAAGaatcaaacagaaataagaaaaaagatacaTTCCTGGTGGAAAAAGACCAAACTTCTCTTAAAATGACAAGTGCAGTAACTGGTGTGAATGATGCTTCCGAAGGGAATATTGAAAAAACTGTGACTGAAGCTGAAATCTCTGAGCATTTGAGTGGAGTTTCTGCAGACTTCCCTGGACACAAACAGGATTATCTTGATCATGATGAGAGAACTGTTAATTCAGAATATTCTGAAGACTTTGAAAAGTCTCTGTCTACAACAGACAGGGAATCTGTATCAAAAATGTCAGAGGAACTTTCTGAGAGCTGCACATATTCTGGAAAACACCCATCTTCAGCATCGTCACTTTTATTtaccagagagcagcaggaccAGGTACACAGAGTAACTGTCAAAGAAACTGCGGTTCAGACAGTGGATCCTCCATTCACCTATTGCTGGTCAAAGA CAAACACCTCTGCAGTACTTGACCCACCGGTAGGAAACAGTTACGTTGATCCAATACCTATTGCCAGTCACGTCGTCAGCACGGATGCAGTAGAAG CCTTGACAGCGTACAGCCCGTcagttcttgttttaaatgccATGTTGAAACAGCACTTGATGTTGACTCAGCAGTTTGTAGAGAACATTCACCACCTTCACTTATCCCTTGTGGAGTCGTTAGAGAACGAGAAGTTCCACTACCATACCCTGGAAGAGGCTAAAGAG tacATCAAGAATCACAAATCCCCACCTCTAACAATTGAGCAAGCACgtgaagaaattcagaaagcacaggaggaaaaactgctttga
- the C12H19orf44 gene encoding uncharacterized protein C19orf44 homolog isoform X1, with protein sequence MHAGACSRPSHGFAFLGLAGYAQAWARQGEGGTLRGANERTGCWGVQVSGIRPGLREPPPPPAGPSRMAAIARAQMAPAGREQQGRSDAPRGRTITAGRSVLPRSCSDFSVVDPELEKSGRALFCASRFLKVRNENGPGSRWCQTSGSAGWMVNRHEAKSALGSASHTRSSSALRKVAQLESKIMNRKKQMELQNTDLGHKPLDEESFSSASSHEHGGRGKKYLKNYATTGGNTTLSNACSKGEESIQSPKKKVMVKQQLGSDSDEEEMRELMESSLEFASGNENWKVVVSDSKWGGKSKTPVSSGMPPPSHKEISLIEASKTSSFHSRDSEKNGFGRGNSPAPSPASRNLSIRHNMRSQSPSSSMKDNTVKITLPRTGNTKQSQISLESDRSEIKSLDELFSKADDAEDSISSSSNDFRLNILSLDDLAPNITSEVAELKQKGTDIQVTQESNRNKKKDTFLVEKDQTSLKMTSAVTGVNDASEGNIEKTVTEAEISEHLSGVSADFPGHKQDYLDHDERTVNSEYSEDFEKSLSTTDRESVSKMSEELSESCTYSGKHPSSASSLLFTREQQDQVHRVTVKETAVQTVDPPFTYCWSKTNTSAVLDPPVGNSYVDPIPIASHVVSTDAVEALTAYSPSVLVLNAMLKQHLMLTQQFVENIHHLHLSLVESLENEKFHYHTLEEAKEYIKNHKSPPLTIEQAREEIQKAQEEKLL encoded by the exons ATGCATGCTGGGGCTTGTAGTCGGCCCTCTCACGGGTTTGCCTTCTTGGGATTGGCTGGTTACGCCCAAGCATGGGCGCgccagggggaggggggaactCTGCGCGGAGCCAATGAGAGGACGGGATGTTGGGGAGTCCAGGTCTCCGGGATACGCCCCGGCCTGagggagccgccgccgcctccggcCGGTCCGTCCCGGATGGCTGCGATCGCTCGGGCGCAGATGGCGCCCGCAGGCCGAGAGCAG CAGGGACGCAGCGATGCTCCCCGTGGGAGAACCATCACAGCCGGGCGCAGCGTCCTTCCTCGCTCCTGCAGTGACTTCTCTGTGGTTGACCCAGAGTTGGAGAAAAGTGGAAGAGCTCTGTTCTGCGCCAGCAGATTCCTAAAGGTGCGCAACGAAAACGGACCAGGAAGCCGGTGGTGCCAGACATCGGGAAGCGCTGGGTGGATGGTGAACAGACACGAAGCAAAGAGCGCACTGGGTAGTGCTTCCCACACGCGCTCGAGCTCAGCTCTGAGGAAAGTGGCCCAGCTAGAAAGCAAAATCATGAATCGAAAAAAGCAGATGGAATTGCAAAACACTGACTTGGGACATAAGCCTTTGGACGAAGAGTCCTTCTCATCTGCTTCCAGTCACGAACATGGTGGAAGGGGCAAGAAATATCTGAAGAATTATGCTACCACTGGTGGAAATACAACCCTCAGTAATGCCTGTTCtaagggagaggaaagcatCCAAAGCCCTAAAAAGAAGGTTATGGTTAAACAACAGCTTGGTTCGGATAGTGATGAAGAGGAAATGAGAGAATTGATGGAGAGCTCTTTGGAGTTTGCCAGTGGAAATGAGAATTGGAAGGTTGTTGTAAGTGATTCTAAATGGGGTGGAAAG AGTAAGACTCCAGTTTCGTCAGGAATGCCTCCTCCATCTCATAAGGAAATTTCACTGATAGAGGCATCTAAAACGTCTTCTTTTCATAGCAGAGACTCagagaaaaatggttttggtAGAGGTAATTCGCCAGCACCTTCACCAGCCAGCAGAAACCTGTCAATACGACATAACATGAGATCTCAATCGCCGTCGTCTTCCATGAAAGACAATACCGTAAAGATTACTCTGCCTAGAACAGGCAACACCAAGCAAAGCCAAATATCGCTTGAAAGTgacagaagtgaaataaaatcattagatgaattattttcaaaagcagatgatGCAGAAGATTCAATTAGCAGCAGCTCAAATG ACTTCAGACTGAATATCCTGAGCCTCGATGATTTGGCACCAAATATCACCAGTGAGGTAGCAGAATTAAAGCAGAAA ggGACAGACATTCAAGTTACTCAAGaatcaaacagaaataagaaaaaagatacaTTCCTGGTGGAAAAAGACCAAACTTCTCTTAAAATGACAAGTGCAGTAACTGGTGTGAATGATGCTTCCGAAGGGAATATTGAAAAAACTGTGACTGAAGCTGAAATCTCTGAGCATTTGAGTGGAGTTTCTGCAGACTTCCCTGGACACAAACAGGATTATCTTGATCATGATGAGAGAACTGTTAATTCAGAATATTCTGAAGACTTTGAAAAGTCTCTGTCTACAACAGACAGGGAATCTGTATCAAAAATGTCAGAGGAACTTTCTGAGAGCTGCACATATTCTGGAAAACACCCATCTTCAGCATCGTCACTTTTATTtaccagagagcagcaggaccAGGTACACAGAGTAACTGTCAAAGAAACTGCGGTTCAGACAGTGGATCCTCCATTCACCTATTGCTGGTCAAAGA CAAACACCTCTGCAGTACTTGACCCACCGGTAGGAAACAGTTACGTTGATCCAATACCTATTGCCAGTCACGTCGTCAGCACGGATGCAGTAGAAG CCTTGACAGCGTACAGCCCGTcagttcttgttttaaatgccATGTTGAAACAGCACTTGATGTTGACTCAGCAGTTTGTAGAGAACATTCACCACCTTCACTTATCCCTTGTGGAGTCGTTAGAGAACGAGAAGTTCCACTACCATACCCTGGAAGAGGCTAAAGAG tacATCAAGAATCACAAATCCCCACCTCTAACAATTGAGCAAGCACgtgaagaaattcagaaagcacaggaggaaaaactgctttga
- the C12H19orf44 gene encoding uncharacterized protein C19orf44 homolog isoform X5 produces MHAGACSRPSHGFAFLGLAGYAQAWARQGEGGTLRGANERTGCWGVQVSGIRPGLREPPPPPAGPSRMAAIARAQMAPAGREQQGRSDAPRGRTITAGRSVLPRSCSDFSVVDPELEKSGRALFCASRFLKVRNENGPGSRWCQTSGSAGWMVNRHEAKSALGSASHTRSSSALRKVAQLESKIMNRKKQMELQNTDLGHKPLDEESFSSASSHEHGGRGKKYLKNYATTGGNTTLSNACSKGEESIQSPKKKVMVKQQLGSDSDEEEMRELMESSLEFASGNENWKVVVSDSKWGGKSKTPVSSGMPPPSHKEISLIEASKTSSFHSRDSEKNGFGRGNSPAPSPASRNLSIRHNMRSQSPSSSMKDNTVKITLPRTGNTKQSQISLESDRSEIKSLDELFSKADDAEDSISSSSNDFRLNILSLDDLAPNITSEVAELKQKGTDIQVTQESNRNKKKDTFLVEKDQTSLKMTSAVTGVNDASEGNIEKTVTEAEISEHLSGVSADFPGHKQDYLDHDERTVNSEYSEDFEKSLSTTDRESVSKMSEELSESCTYSGKHPSSASSLLFTREQQDQVHRVTVKETAVQTVDPPFTYCWSKTNTSAVLDPPVGNSYVDPIPIASHVVSTDAVEALTAYSPSVLVLNAMLKQHLMLTQQFVENIHHLHLSLVESLENEKFHYHTLEEAKEVFLIA; encoded by the exons ATGCATGCTGGGGCTTGTAGTCGGCCCTCTCACGGGTTTGCCTTCTTGGGATTGGCTGGTTACGCCCAAGCATGGGCGCgccagggggaggggggaactCTGCGCGGAGCCAATGAGAGGACGGGATGTTGGGGAGTCCAGGTCTCCGGGATACGCCCCGGCCTGagggagccgccgccgcctccggcCGGTCCGTCCCGGATGGCTGCGATCGCTCGGGCGCAGATGGCGCCCGCAGGCCGAGAGCAG CAGGGACGCAGCGATGCTCCCCGTGGGAGAACCATCACAGCCGGGCGCAGCGTCCTTCCTCGCTCCTGCAGTGACTTCTCTGTGGTTGACCCAGAGTTGGAGAAAAGTGGAAGAGCTCTGTTCTGCGCCAGCAGATTCCTAAAGGTGCGCAACGAAAACGGACCAGGAAGCCGGTGGTGCCAGACATCGGGAAGCGCTGGGTGGATGGTGAACAGACACGAAGCAAAGAGCGCACTGGGTAGTGCTTCCCACACGCGCTCGAGCTCAGCTCTGAGGAAAGTGGCCCAGCTAGAAAGCAAAATCATGAATCGAAAAAAGCAGATGGAATTGCAAAACACTGACTTGGGACATAAGCCTTTGGACGAAGAGTCCTTCTCATCTGCTTCCAGTCACGAACATGGTGGAAGGGGCAAGAAATATCTGAAGAATTATGCTACCACTGGTGGAAATACAACCCTCAGTAATGCCTGTTCtaagggagaggaaagcatCCAAAGCCCTAAAAAGAAGGTTATGGTTAAACAACAGCTTGGTTCGGATAGTGATGAAGAGGAAATGAGAGAATTGATGGAGAGCTCTTTGGAGTTTGCCAGTGGAAATGAGAATTGGAAGGTTGTTGTAAGTGATTCTAAATGGGGTGGAAAG AGTAAGACTCCAGTTTCGTCAGGAATGCCTCCTCCATCTCATAAGGAAATTTCACTGATAGAGGCATCTAAAACGTCTTCTTTTCATAGCAGAGACTCagagaaaaatggttttggtAGAGGTAATTCGCCAGCACCTTCACCAGCCAGCAGAAACCTGTCAATACGACATAACATGAGATCTCAATCGCCGTCGTCTTCCATGAAAGACAATACCGTAAAGATTACTCTGCCTAGAACAGGCAACACCAAGCAAAGCCAAATATCGCTTGAAAGTgacagaagtgaaataaaatcattagatgaattattttcaaaagcagatgatGCAGAAGATTCAATTAGCAGCAGCTCAAATG ACTTCAGACTGAATATCCTGAGCCTCGATGATTTGGCACCAAATATCACCAGTGAGGTAGCAGAATTAAAGCAGAAA ggGACAGACATTCAAGTTACTCAAGaatcaaacagaaataagaaaaaagatacaTTCCTGGTGGAAAAAGACCAAACTTCTCTTAAAATGACAAGTGCAGTAACTGGTGTGAATGATGCTTCCGAAGGGAATATTGAAAAAACTGTGACTGAAGCTGAAATCTCTGAGCATTTGAGTGGAGTTTCTGCAGACTTCCCTGGACACAAACAGGATTATCTTGATCATGATGAGAGAACTGTTAATTCAGAATATTCTGAAGACTTTGAAAAGTCTCTGTCTACAACAGACAGGGAATCTGTATCAAAAATGTCAGAGGAACTTTCTGAGAGCTGCACATATTCTGGAAAACACCCATCTTCAGCATCGTCACTTTTATTtaccagagagcagcaggaccAGGTACACAGAGTAACTGTCAAAGAAACTGCGGTTCAGACAGTGGATCCTCCATTCACCTATTGCTGGTCAAAGA CAAACACCTCTGCAGTACTTGACCCACCGGTAGGAAACAGTTACGTTGATCCAATACCTATTGCCAGTCACGTCGTCAGCACGGATGCAGTAGAAG CCTTGACAGCGTACAGCCCGTcagttcttgttttaaatgccATGTTGAAACAGCACTTGATGTTGACTCAGCAGTTTGTAGAGAACATTCACCACCTTCACTTATCCCTTGTGGAGTCGTTAGAGAACGAGAAGTTCCACTACCATACCCTGGAAGAGGCTAAAGAGGTATTTCTGATAGCCTAG